The proteins below come from a single Edaphobacter acidisoli genomic window:
- a CDS encoding DUF2339 domain-containing protein codes for MSGRVAAIERHLTASGAVVQDQPSREAAQVPPPPPKPVLEQVPQLSSKPASSLEKRIGSQIFNRIGIIALLIAAALFLKHAMDNHWIGPLGRVLIGLVAGSAIVLWSERFRRKGFDVFSYSLKAIGSGVLYLALWAAFQVFHLMPAGVALAAMVLVTAWNALMAWSQSSELLAIYALAGAFATPLLLATGGNHETFLFTYILVIDIATVALVRLKPWQRLLLGAFPATIAFFVGWYVQFNSSTELAVTSLFVALFFVIFIVPSIDERDERKGHSQGSAAIASIFLPLANAVFLALAFYSLLEDSGHHALLPWMAVLFGALYLGLMRLPQARVTFAVHLSLAVVFLTIAIPLKASGNWITVGWFAEGVALLWIAARMMTSTTESTAISSHRVLRVLALCALLLGFFSLSSPLVWLGQPGQTAFLNLRFATSLFGIAALAASTWIALRASTSSDVASPSWRTIVGFSIIALNLVAISACVHEIDTAFHPVYGNVEAVLQRSLIISGFLMLYGAALLAVGFWKRSAFIRWQAIILLVFTIGKTFIYDLRDLSQGYRVISFLGLGVLLMVVSFAYQKDWLAFRASEPEQPHSSEPTTGVDQ; via the coding sequence TTGTCCGGGCGCGTTGCGGCCATCGAGCGCCATCTTACCGCTTCAGGCGCGGTTGTTCAGGATCAACCGTCGCGCGAAGCCGCGCAGGTTCCACCTCCACCTCCAAAGCCTGTTCTTGAGCAGGTTCCCCAGCTTTCGTCGAAGCCGGCGTCTTCGCTTGAAAAGCGTATAGGCTCGCAGATCTTCAATCGCATCGGCATCATCGCGTTGCTGATCGCAGCAGCGCTGTTTCTGAAGCACGCAATGGACAATCACTGGATTGGACCGTTAGGACGCGTGCTCATAGGACTCGTCGCAGGCTCGGCAATCGTGCTCTGGTCCGAGCGCTTTCGTCGCAAAGGTTTCGATGTATTTTCCTACTCGCTCAAGGCCATTGGGAGCGGGGTTCTCTATCTTGCGCTCTGGGCCGCGTTTCAGGTCTTTCATCTGATGCCAGCAGGAGTGGCGCTTGCTGCCATGGTTCTCGTCACTGCGTGGAATGCCTTGATGGCCTGGTCACAATCGAGCGAGTTACTCGCCATCTATGCGCTCGCCGGGGCTTTTGCCACGCCTCTCCTGCTTGCCACCGGAGGGAACCACGAGACGTTTCTCTTCACCTACATCCTGGTGATCGACATTGCCACGGTGGCGCTTGTTCGGCTCAAGCCATGGCAGCGGCTCCTGCTTGGGGCCTTCCCCGCAACGATAGCGTTCTTCGTCGGCTGGTATGTGCAGTTCAACTCTTCGACTGAACTTGCGGTGACCTCGCTTTTTGTTGCGCTCTTCTTTGTCATCTTTATTGTGCCGTCCATTGACGAACGTGACGAACGCAAAGGCCACTCGCAGGGTTCCGCTGCGATTGCCTCGATCTTTCTCCCGCTGGCGAATGCGGTGTTTCTTGCGCTGGCGTTCTATTCGCTGCTCGAAGATTCCGGCCATCATGCGCTTCTGCCATGGATGGCCGTTCTGTTTGGCGCGCTGTATCTCGGCTTGATGCGCCTGCCGCAAGCGCGCGTTACCTTTGCCGTACACCTCTCGCTTGCCGTCGTCTTTCTTACCATCGCTATTCCACTCAAAGCCAGCGGCAACTGGATTACAGTTGGCTGGTTTGCTGAGGGCGTAGCGCTGCTCTGGATAGCGGCGCGCATGATGACATCTACCACGGAGAGCACTGCGATAAGCTCTCATCGTGTTCTTCGCGTGCTGGCGCTCTGCGCGCTTTTGCTAGGGTTTTTCAGCTTGAGCAGCCCGCTTGTCTGGCTCGGCCAACCCGGGCAGACGGCTTTTCTGAATCTCCGATTTGCTACATCGCTCTTTGGAATTGCCGCTTTAGCTGCTTCCACGTGGATCGCTCTTCGCGCAAGTACGTCGTCCGATGTAGCGTCGCCTTCATGGCGCACAATCGTCGGCTTTTCGATTATTGCGCTGAACCTGGTTGCGATATCTGCCTGCGTGCATGAGATAGACACTGCCTTCCACCCTGTTTACGGCAATGTTGAAGCCGTTCTCCAGAGGTCACTCATCATCTCGGGCTTTCTGATGCTTTATGGAGCAGCTCTTCTTGCCGTCGGCTTCTGGAAGCGCAGCGCGTTTATTCGATGGCAGGCAATCATCCTGCTCGTCTTTACGATCGGTAAAACTTTCATCTATGACCTGCGCGATCTGAGCCAGGGTTATCGTGTCATCAGTTTTCTCGGTCTTGGAGTGCTGCTCATGGTTGTCAGCTTTGCTTATCAAAAGGACTGGCTTGCCTTTCGCGCATCCGAGCCGGAGCAGCCCCACTCATCAGAGCCAACCACTGGAGTCGATCAGTGA
- a CDS encoding response regulator yields the protein MALDGRNAPGQGRNLLRKPCDRVLLRLLLFLPHGNYCTASPHGSGKGFPQLITFASMNNALQILVIDDDEVSREVLRLLLESEGHRVDTADSGDAALTHLNEGAGTMPTVILVDMQMPGIRGDELARRLRSTCGAQTLLLAMSGSRPESDLADAFDAFLLKPFSMEQFAALVDTSQPAIEGNEVSGALNESIYQKLANSMSASQLEKLYSMCLSDAENRIDAMQKAAAGQDDAAYRREAHAIKGGCGMVGAVELQSIANIMETKGIEANHVATLHEFLLASKRLQRILIARMYRQSNS from the coding sequence ATGGCGCTCGATGGCCGCAACGCGCCCGGACAAGGCCGCAATCTCCTGCGCAAGCCGTGCGACCGCGTTCTGTTGCGTCTGCTGCTCTTCCTGCCCCATGGCAATTACTGTACCGCCTCCCCGCATGGCAGTGGCAAAGGGTTTCCACAATTGATAACCTTTGCCTCGATGAACAACGCACTCCAGATTCTGGTGATCGATGACGACGAGGTGAGCCGTGAGGTGCTCCGCCTGCTTCTCGAAAGCGAAGGCCACAGGGTGGATACTGCCGATTCAGGAGATGCTGCGCTTACGCATCTCAACGAGGGAGCCGGAACCATGCCCACGGTGATTCTCGTGGATATGCAGATGCCCGGCATCCGCGGTGACGAGCTGGCCCGGCGGCTTCGCAGCACATGTGGAGCGCAGACACTCTTGTTGGCCATGAGCGGCAGTCGACCGGAGAGCGATCTCGCGGACGCGTTCGACGCGTTTCTGCTGAAGCCGTTCTCCATGGAGCAATTCGCTGCTCTCGTCGACACAAGCCAGCCTGCAATTGAAGGCAACGAAGTATCAGGGGCGCTCAACGAGTCGATCTATCAAAAACTCGCCAACTCGATGAGTGCATCGCAGTTGGAAAAGCTCTATTCCATGTGCCTGAGCGATGCTGAAAATCGGATTGATGCGATGCAAAAAGCGGCCGCTGGCCAGGACGACGCAGCCTATCGACGCGAGGCGCACGCCATCAAGGGAGGGTGCGGCATGGTGGGAGCAGTGGAGTTGCAAAGTATTGCAAACATAATGGAAACAAAAGGGATAGAGGCTAATCATGTAGCTACTCTTCATGAATTCCTGCTGGCATCTAAACGCTTGCAGCGTATTCTGATCGCACGTATGTATAGGCAGAGCAATAGTTGA
- a CDS encoding response regulator, with protein MKEAVKKTSEAGAGVTPIRVVVADDHPVVRFGVRNMLENENGFEVVGEAEDGDVAITQTLELEPDILLLDLLMPRLPGLEAMRAIMSKSPRVKIIMLTSTISTQQIIEALQIGARGIVLKDAVAGDLSKSLRAVLSGDYWIGGERVANLVSKLNELMKEAAAVPERKTYGLTPRELEVVTCIVEGCSNKDVAKQFSISEETVKRHLSNIFDKTGVSTRLELALFAIAHKLVVLDN; from the coding sequence ATGAAGGAAGCTGTGAAAAAAACCTCTGAGGCCGGAGCAGGTGTAACCCCCATTCGCGTCGTCGTCGCAGACGATCATCCAGTTGTCCGCTTTGGCGTCAGAAACATGCTCGAAAATGAGAATGGCTTCGAAGTCGTCGGCGAGGCCGAGGATGGCGATGTCGCCATTACACAGACACTCGAGCTCGAACCGGACATCCTGCTGCTCGACCTGTTGATGCCGCGTCTGCCTGGCCTCGAAGCGATGCGCGCCATCATGAGCAAATCGCCGCGTGTCAAGATCATCATGCTCACCAGCACCATCTCGACACAGCAGATCATTGAGGCCCTGCAGATTGGCGCGCGTGGCATCGTGCTGAAAGACGCCGTCGCCGGCGATCTGTCGAAGTCCCTGCGCGCCGTTCTCTCCGGTGATTACTGGATCGGTGGCGAGCGTGTCGCCAATCTAGTCTCCAAGTTGAATGAGTTGATGAAAGAGGCGGCGGCAGTACCCGAGCGCAAGACTTATGGGCTGACTCCGCGCGAGCTTGAAGTCGTCACCTGCATCGTCGAAGGATGCAGCAACAAAGATGTTGCCAAGCAGTTCTCCATCAGTGAAGAGACGGTCAAGCGGCACCTCTCGAATATCTTTGACAAAACCGGCGTTTCGACTCGTCTCGAACTGGCGCTGTTTGCCATCGCGCATAAACTCGTGGTGCTGGACAACTAG